The window atatgagtagagatttttatgctaaattaagttgtccattgacgcctttggatagtaaatttttactcaaattagcaaatggtaaattaatttcagcagataatatatgtcggaatcgagaaattaaactggttagcgaaacatttaagattgatttgataccagtagagttagggagttttgatgtgataatcggtatggactggttgaaagaggtgaaagcagagatcgtttgttacaaaaatgcaattcgcattatacgagaaaaaggaaaacccttaatggtgtacggagagaagggcaacacgaagctacgttttattagtaatttgaaggcacaaaaactaataagaaaaggtttctatactgttctagcacacgtcgagaaagtacaaactgaagaaaagagcatcaatgatgttcccattgcaaaagaatttcccgatgtatttttgaaagaattaccgggattacccccacatcgatccgttgaatttcaaatagatcttgtaccaggagctgcaccaatagctcgtgctccttacagactcgcacccagcgagatgaaagaactgcaaatccaattacaagaacttttagagcgtggtttcattcgaccaagcacatcaccgtggggagctcctgttttgtttgtcaagaagaaagatggtacattcaggttgtgtatcgactaccgagagttgaacaaacttaccatcaagaaccgctacccactaccgagaatcgacgacttatttgatcaactacaaggctcgtctatttattcaaagattgacttacgttccgggtatcatcaaatgcgggtgaaagaagatgatattccaaagactgctttcagaacacgttacggtcattacgagtttatggtcatgccgtttggtttaagtaatgcaccagctgtgttcatggaccttatgaaccgagtgtgtggaccataccttgacaagtttgtcattgttttcattgatgacatacttatttactcaaagaatgaccaagaacacggtgaacatttgagaaaggtattagaagtattgaggaaggaagaattgtacgctaagttttcaaagtgtgcattttggttggaagaagttcaattcctcggtcacatagtgaacaaagaaggtattaaggtagatccggcaaagatagaaactgttgaaaagtgggaaaccccgaaaactccgaaacacatacgccagtttttaggactagctggttactacagaaggttcatccaagacttttccagaatagcaaaacccttgactgcattaacgcataaagggaagaaatttgaatggaatgatgaacaagagaaagcgtttcagttattgaagaaaaagctaactacggcacctatattgtcattgcctgaaggaaatgatgattttgtgatttattgtgacgcatcaaagcaaggtctcggttgtgtattaatgcaatgaacgaaggtgattgcttatgcgtctagacaattgaagattcacgaacaaaattatacgacgcatgatttggaattaggcgcggttgtttttgcattaaagacttggaggcactacttatatggggtcaaaagtattatatataccgaccacaaaagtcttcaacacatatttaatcagaaacaactgaatatgaggcagcgtaggtgcattgaattattgaatgattacaactttgagattcgttaccacccggggaaggcaaatgtggtagccgatgccttgattaggaaggacagagaacccattcgagtaaaatctatgaatataatgattcataataaccttactactcaaataaaggaggcgcaacaaggagttttaaaagagggaaatttaaaggatgaaatacccaaaggatcggagaagcatcttaatattcgggaagacggaacccggtatagggctgaaaggatttgggtaccaaaatttggagatatgagagaaatggtacttagagaagctcataaaaccagatactcaatacatcctggaatggggaagatgtgcaaggatctcaagaaacatttttggtggccgggtatgaaagccgatgttgctaaatacgtaggagaatgtttgacgtgttctaaggtcaaagctgagcatcagaaaccatcaggtctacttcaacaacccgaaatcccggaatggaaatgggaaaacattaccatggatttcatcactaaattgccaaggactgcaagtggttttgatactatttgggtaatagttgatcgtctcaccaaatcagcacacttcctgccaataagagaagatgacaagatgaagaagttagcacgactgtatttgaaggaagtcgtctccagacatggaataccaatctctattatctctgatagggatggcagatttatttcaagattctggcagacattacagcaagcattaggaactcgtctagacatgagtactgcctatcatccacaaaccgatgggcagagcgaaaggacaatacaaacgcttgaagacatgctacgagcatgtgttattgatttcggaaacagttgggatcgacatctaccgttagcagaattttcctacaacaacagctatcattcaagcattgagatggcgccgtttgaagcactttatggtagaaagtgcaggtctccgattttttggagtgaagtgggggatagacagattacgggttcggagattatacaagaaactaccgagaagatcatccaaattcaacaacggttgaaaaccgcccaaagtcgacaaaagagctacgctaacattaaaagaaaagatatagaatttgaaattggagagatggtcatgcttaaagttgcaccttggaaaggcgttgttcgatttggtaaacgagggaaattaaatccaaggtatattggaccattcaagattattgatcgtgtcggaccagtagcttaccgacttgagttacctcaacaactcgcggctgtacataacactttccacgtctcgaattttaagaaatgttttgctaaagaagatctcactattccgttagatgaaatccaaatcaacgaaaaacttcaattcattgaagaacccgtcgaaataatggatcgtgaggttaaaagacttaagcaaaacaagataccaattgttaaggttcgatggaatgctcgtagaggacccgatttcacctaggagcgtgaatatcagatgaagaagaaatacccgcatctatttccagaagattcgtcaacaccttcaacagcttaaaatttcgggatgaaatttatttaacgggtaggtactgtagtgacccgaacttttccatgtttatatatattaattgagattgatatttacatgattaaatgtttccaacatgttaagcaatcaaacttgttaagatttgattaattgaaatatgtttcatatagacaattgaccacccaagttgaccggtgattcacgaacgttaaaacttgtaaaaactatatgatgacatatatatggatatatatatagttaacatgatactatgataagtaaacatatcattaagtatattaacaatgaactacatatgtaaaaacaagactactaacttaatgatttttaaacgagacatatatgtaacgattatcgttgtaaagacatttaatgtatatatatcatattaagagatattcatacatgataatatcatgataatataataatttaaaatctcatttgatattataaacattgggttaacaacatttaacaagatcgttaacctaaaggtttcaaaacaacacttacatgtaacgactaacgatgacttaacgactcagttaaaatgtatatacatgtagtgttttaatatgtatttatacacttttgaaagacttcaatacacttatcaaaatacttctacttaacaaaaatgcttacaattacatcctcgttcagtttcatcaacaattctactcgtatgcacccgtattcgtactcgtacaatacacagcttttagatgtatgtactattggtatatacactccaatgatcagctcttagcagcccttgtgagtcacctaacacatgtgggaaccatcatttggcaattagcatgaaatatctcataaaattacaaaaatattagtaatcattcatgacttatttacatgaaaacaaaattacatatcctttatatctaatccatacaccaacgaccaaaaacacctacaaacacttttattcttcaattttcttcatttaatttatctctctcaagttctatcttcaagttctaagtgttcttcatatattctacaagttctagttacataaaatcaagaatactttcaagtttgctagctcacttccaatcttgtaaggtgatcatccaacctcaagaaatctttgtttcttatagtaggttatcattctaatacaaggtaataatcatattcaaactttggttcaatttctataactataacaaccttatttcaagtgatgatcttacttgaacttgttttcgtgtcatgattctgcttcaagaacttcgagccattcaaggatccgttgaagctagatctatttttctattttccagtaggtttatccaaggaacttaaggtagtaatgatgttcataacatcattcaattcatacatataaagctatcttattcgaaggtttaaacttgtaatcactagaacatagtttagttaattctaaacttgttcgcaaacaaaagttaatccttctaacttgacttttaaaatcaactaaacacatgttctatatctatatgatatgctaacttaataatttaaaacctggaaacacgaaaaacaccgtaaaaccggatttacgccgtcgtagtaacaccgtgggctgttttgggttagttaattaaaaactatgataaactttgatttaaaagttgttattctgggaaaatgatttttattatgaacatgaaactatatccaaaaattatggttaaactcaaagtggaagtatgttttctaaaatggtcatctagacgacgttctttcgactgaaatgactacctttacaaaaacgacttgtaacttatttttccgactataaacctatactttttctgtttagattcataaaatagagttcaatatgaaaccatagcaatttgattcactcaaaacggatttaaaatgaagaagttatgggtaaaacaagattggataatttttctcattttagctacgtgaaaattggtaacaaatctattccaaccataacttaatcaacttgtattgtatattatgtaatcttgagataccatagacacgtatacaatgtttcgacctatcatgtcgacacatctatatatatttcggaacaaccatagacactctatatgtgaatattggagttagctatacagggttgaggttgattccaaaatatatatagtttgagttgtgatcaatactgagatacgtatacactgggtcgtggattgattcaagataatatttatcgatttatttctgtacatctaactgtggacaactagttgtaggttactaacgaggacagctgacttaataaacttaaaacatcaaaatatattaaaagtgttgtaaatatattttgaacatactttgatatatatgtatatattgttataggttcgtgaatcaaccagtggccaagtcttacttcccgatgaagtaaaaatctgtgaaagtgagttatagtcccacttttaaaatctaatatttttgggatgagaatacatgcaggttttataaatgatttacaaaatagacacaagtacgtgaaactacattctatggttgaattatcgaaatcgaatatgcccctttttattaagtctggtaatctaagaattagggaacagacaccctaattgacgcgaatcctaaagatagatctattgggtctaacaaaccccatccaaagtaccggatgctttagtacttcgaaatttatatcatatccgaagggtgtcccggaatgatggggatattcttatatatgcatcttgttaatgtcggttaccaggtgttcaccatatgaatgatttttatctctatgtatgggatgtgtattgaaatatgaaatcttgtggtctattattatgatttgatatatataggttaaacctataactcatcaacatttttgttgacgttttaagcatgtttattctcaggtgattattaagagcttccgctgtcgcatacttaaataaggacgagatttagagtccatgcttgtatgatattgtgtaaaaactgcattcaagaaacttattttgttgtaacatatttgtattgtaaaccattatgtaatggtcgtgtgtaaacaggatattttagattatcattatttgataatctacgtaaagctttttaaacctttattgatgaaataaaggttatggtttgttttaaaatgaatgcagtctttgaaaaacgtttcatatagaggtcaaaacctcgcaacgaaatcaattaatatggaacgtttttaatcaataagaacgggacatttcaataactacctttagtggtctggttcttgactgtaggctATTGATTATTAGAAGATAAAAGAGAGGGACGGATTCAGGTCATGTTCACTGATTCAAAAGGAATGTACAGGATattttgtgatgatgatgatgatattattttttgTGTTTTTTTCAGTGTTGTGTACAGTGTTTCATATATTTATCAAACTATGTATTTATACGTTAATATGGACAATGTTGCTATCAAGGATTCAAGGGTTTAGCCTAGTAAGTTACTACAGTCATTAGTCATTTGTACTAATACATTTGGCTTAATAATCCTTATAGGTTCTTTTAAGGAGTCCAAGTGTAGAGGAAAGGAAATATGCTGAGAAGTTTATGGAATACCAGGTAATTGATAGTTCTACTAGCAGTCTTTCATACTGTTTGTACTTTATAGGTATGACATGCTTTTGCTTTTGCTTGTACACTCACTAGTAAACCAATTGAAAGCATCACTAATTAGCGCAACAATAACAATGATGTGCAATTAGTTGATTTTGTTAAAAGCAAGTTCTTGGGTGGACATGTGTCATTGTACCTTTTTTCACATCTATAAATTCTGACATGTAGTTTAATTGATGTGATTCTAACTTGTTTCGCCAAATGGAAGTTGGTTTTATTTTCGTTTTATCAACAATGTAAAAATTTGCCACTTTTTTATTTGTTTGCAGACACGTGGGTGGAAGCAGTGGGAAGAAGAGACATACTCCCATGACCACGAATTTTCCAACGGTATGTTTTTTTGCGCAACTTTATGGTAACAATTTCTGCCCAAGAAATAACATAAGGTAGTTGTTTCATAGGCAGACAAACTAGTTTCAAAAGTACACCAAACGGTCATTGGAGGATGTTTTTCATGTAGTTGTAGGAGTCAGGTACATATAATATGTCACCTTTAATTTCTCTATTCACCTTATTAACATTATATTATTGTTGAAATTTTCAAGCCGGTACTTTGACTACTATGTCAAAGCTAGTAGTTATTCGATACAATATTGATGTGAGTTTTACTACTAGCTACACTTTTTATCTGTTTGCATCTCATAGTATATGTTTGTATGATGTATTCATATATCGTAACAGTGCGCACATGTTAGGATCCCAAATCATTCCTTATTTGAACTTTAATATGTTTGACTCAATAAGGTCAAAGCTATCCTTTTATTCATGTACCCCTCTTTTGAATCGGCTAAATTGGTGCATTTACAACTTTTCAACCTATATAAACTCTAAAACACATAATTTCTGAACATGACAAGATAATTCCATTAATCGTAAGTGACACTTATTTGGCCCTTTAAAAGTTAAATTACATAGAATAGGCCCCTGGTCAATTTTGTGCAGATTATCTTTGCTGTTGGAACTCAGCTTCAAGCCATTTTGACAAAAATGGCTATTGAAATAATGGAAAGACATGTGGTCATTCAAGGGATTCCGTTAGCGCAGGCGTCAGATACACTTTGTTCTGTTTCAGGTACTTTTTGAAATTTCAAAATTTGATCGCGTGATTTATCGACTAAGGTGTCACTAACTGCTTTACTGGTTCTTTTGTGTCCACAGAATGCTTTTCAGATTACACATTTTTTGTGGATTTGGGTGTGTAGTAAAATTCGTTAGTtgtgttatttattaataaaaatattatatttaattttcaTACCCGGCTTTTTTGAAACTTCTGTGAACCATCAGTAACACGAGACTATTTTCTTGTGCTTGTTCAGTATGTATATAGGATCAATCCTTGCTTTCATGATATCAATAAAATACTAATTTTTAGACCTTTTGATTTGGAGCAGATGTGTTGATGTGGTTGGATGGGTGTAGAGATTCAGTTAGTTTCCACAGTTTGTTCATCAATGCAAGCGAAGGTACATTCTGCTCTCATGACTTAAATAACTCAAAGAAAAGTATTCCATATGAGAAATTTATTTTGAATTTTCGGAGTGCTAGTGGTGAAGACGCCTTACGAGGGTGGCTGATTATGCACGTGTCTTTTGACAGTTCCAAGAGGCTTATGAAAAGATGAGTACAGTTATGCGCCTATATTGTTATCTGAAATCTGAATCACAGGCAAAAGGATGATAGATCAATTGTTTTTAGATTGAACAGATAGTTGTATTCAGGTGTATATGGATATGATTTTCTTTGGCCAAATTGTTAGAGTACTATTTGAGAATATGAACATTGCTTTGAAATGTAGTTGATCTTGAATCTTATTGAATGAGAACGATTTGTCATAAATCGTTAATTGCAGATGCAGATCtttgtattatttatatttataacatataatataaatttaattaCGTATttctttataatatatataataaatataataatataaatttaattaCGATTTATATTTGACGCCTAGTTATTTTAACAATGTTAAGCGTGAAGAAGTAACTATTCTCTAACGATCATGTGTTAAAAGTAGTTTTATTTTTTAACAATGATAAGCGTTACAAGTAGCTATCTTATAACATTGATAAATGTCAAAAAGTAGTTATTTCTTAACACTTGTAAGTGTCATAATGTGAAGGTATTTCTTAACACTTGTAAGTGTCATAAATGAATGTCTTTCTTAACACTTGTACGTGTCATAAAGTAGTTATTTCTTAACGTTTACAAGTGTCAAAAAATAATGTGTTTAATGACACAAATAAGCGTTAGAAAATGAAAACGTTTTCTAACATCAATATTTTTGACACCAACATGAAGCGTTAACAATTATAATTAATGCATTTTTGAGCATGAGAAAATGGTCTTAAAAGTGTTAAAAATTAAAAACTTCTTTGTAGTAATTTGGACGTCCACAACGCCCAAAACGCCCACAACACTTTTTTCTTTTTTAACGGCGATTATGATAacgacatcgaatgctctcatttgtcacgtAAACACACGTTAGGAaaacccaattcgcgacgatgttggcagtaccatcgaatgTTGGGAATACCACCCAGAGACATTCTCAAATtgcattgatgttggcagtaccatcaaaggttga of the Rutidosis leptorrhynchoides isolate AG116_Rl617_1_P2 chromosome 5, CSIRO_AGI_Rlap_v1, whole genome shotgun sequence genome contains:
- the LOC139848353 gene encoding uncharacterized protein isoform X2 is translated as MLRSLWNTRHVGGSSGKKRHTPMTTNFPTADKLVSKVHQTVIGGCFSCSCRSQIIFAVGTQLQAILTKMAIEIMERHVVIQGIPLAQASDTLCSVSECFSDYTFFVDLDVLMWLDGCRDSVSFHSLFINASEVPRGL
- the LOC139848353 gene encoding uncharacterized protein isoform X5, whose translation is MLRSLWNTRHVGGSSGKKRHTPMTTNFPTADKLVSKVHQTVIGGCFSCSCRSQIIFAVGTQLQAILTKMAIEIMERHVVIQGIPLAQASDTLCSVSDVLMWLDGCRDSVSFHSLFINASEVPRGL
- the LOC139848353 gene encoding uncharacterized protein isoform X4, whose amino-acid sequence is MLRSLWNTRHVGGSSGKKRHTPMTTNFPTADKLVSKVHQTVIGGCFSCSCRSQIIFAVGTQLQAILTKMAIEIMERHVVIQGIPLAQASDTLCSVSDVLMWLDGCRDSVSFHSLFINASEVVKTPYEGG
- the LOC139848353 gene encoding uncharacterized protein isoform X1 produces the protein MLRSLWNTRHVGGSSGKKRHTPMTTNFPTADKLVSKVHQTVIGGCFSCSCRSQIIFAVGTQLQAILTKMAIEIMERHVVIQGIPLAQASDTLCSVSECFSDYTFFVDLDVLMWLDGCRDSVSFHSLFINASEVVKTPYEGG
- the LOC139848353 gene encoding uncharacterized protein isoform X6; protein product: MLRSLWNTRHVGGSSGKKRHTPMTTNFPTIIFAVGTQLQAILTKMAIEIMERHVVIQGIPLAQASDTLCSVSECFSDYTFFVDLDVLMWLDGCRDSVSFHSLFINASEVVKTPYEGG
- the LOC139848353 gene encoding uncharacterized protein isoform X3, with translation MEYQTRGWKQWEEETYSHDHEFSNDKLVSKVHQTVIGGCFSCSCRSQIIFAVGTQLQAILTKMAIEIMERHVVIQGIPLAQASDTLCSVSECFSDYTFFVDLDVLMWLDGCRDSVSFHSLFINASEVVKTPYEGG